One window of the Candidatus Kinetoplastibacterium desouzaii TCC079E genome contains the following:
- the mraY gene encoding phospho-N-acetylmuramoyl-pentapeptide-transferase, producing MIIEILHLLGYFNFLENVCFRAMLTFFVSFILGILISPFIINKLRELRFKQAIRLYGPESHVYKEGTPTMGGVIILLTIVSNILLWSDLRNSFIWIVMSIMLSFGLIGFVDDYNKVVYNNPEGISAKLKILCQFLLAIFFSLIIAIILSNVDIHNVDSFYYHDFELLIPFLKDYSFHLGIISFIALSSFVIVGTSNAVNLTDGLDGLAIFPISMVAGALAIFAYIEGRVDFSSYLFVPYIEGSSELVVFCAAILGSGLSFLWFNSYPAQIFMGDVGSLSLGATLGSIAIIINQEITLIIMGGIFVLETISVILQVSWFRYTKRKYGEGKRIFKMTPLHHHFEVHGCKETHVVVRFWIVNIILILIALSSLIAK from the coding sequence ATGATTATTGAGATTTTACATTTGTTGGGGTATTTTAATTTTCTTGAAAATGTTTGTTTTAGAGCAATGTTAACGTTCTTTGTTTCTTTTATATTAGGCATTTTAATTTCTCCATTTATAATTAACAAATTAAGAGAATTACGTTTTAAACAAGCTATTCGTTTATATGGACCGGAATCTCATGTTTATAAAGAAGGTACACCTACAATGGGAGGTGTAATTATATTACTAACTATAGTTAGTAATATTCTTTTATGGAGTGATTTAAGAAATTCTTTTATATGGATAGTTATGTCAATAATGCTTTCCTTTGGTCTTATTGGTTTTGTCGATGATTACAATAAGGTTGTTTATAATAATCCAGAGGGTATAAGTGCTAAATTGAAAATCTTATGTCAGTTTTTATTAGCTATATTTTTTTCTTTGATTATAGCTATTATATTATCTAATGTTGATATTCATAATGTTGATAGTTTTTATTATCATGATTTTGAATTATTGATTCCATTTTTAAAAGACTATAGTTTTCATTTGGGTATTATAAGTTTCATTGCTTTATCGTCATTTGTAATAGTAGGTACCAGTAATGCAGTTAATCTTACTGATGGTTTAGATGGTCTTGCAATTTTCCCTATATCTATGGTGGCAGGAGCCTTAGCTATTTTTGCTTATATTGAAGGAAGAGTAGATTTTTCTAGTTATTTATTTGTTCCTTATATTGAAGGTTCCTCAGAACTGGTTGTGTTTTGTGCTGCAATACTGGGTTCTGGATTATCTTTTCTTTGGTTTAATTCGTATCCAGCCCAGATTTTTATGGGTGATGTTGGATCATTGTCTTTAGGTGCTACTTTAGGTTCTATAGCAATTATTATAAATCAAGAAATAACTTTGATTATAATGGGTGGTATTTTTGTTTTAGAAACAATTTCGGTGATTTTGCAGGTAAGTTGGTTTCGTTATACTAAGAGAAAGTATGGTGAGGGGAAAAGAATATTTAAAATGACTCCTTTGCATCATCATTTCGAAGTTCATGGCTGTAAGGAAACTCATGTAGTAGTACGGTTTTGGATTGTAAATATAATTTTAATTTTAATAGCTCTATCTTCTTTA
- a CDS encoding ABC-F family ATP-binding cassette domain-containing protein has translation MATNNLITLTNASLSHGNLNILNDTNLTIKNNDRIGLIGRNGSGKSSLLNIIYGQIELDKGSINKRKNTSISFVEQEPKIKNNLTILDAIYNEEFIDNKKLAKTQKIIEDLELDKNITINNLSKGTYRKVALARAIISDPDILILDEPTNHLDIKGIEYLEELLSNWKKSIILVTHDRYLLDKVTNKIVELYKGNLLQFPGNFSKWQIYKNQFLIAESEEDKRFNNFLSQEEIWIRKGVQARRKRNEGRVKRLEELRQQREEKTRTIDKIKVPINETDISGKIVTKIESISKSYNGIKIIDNFSTCIMRKDKVGIIGPNGAGKTTLLNLILQNDNVDSGKVYSGTNTIIGYYDQQRINLNEDKTILENINTNGDWISSGTSQKHVIKYLEDFLFHQTVINTPVKILSGGEKARLSLAILFSKPTNVLVLDEPTNDLDIETVEILEEKLHEYNGTILIVSHDRYFLNNIVTQTILFEGNGKWTNIAGTLEKNEYIYYKKPKKHKQGNTKEITNKVINKLQTKKLQPWEIKELNNMPTEITNLEEIQNNLTLKLSNEKIYNKTNETALQKINEELQKVSKELDEKYQRWSALEKKNQ, from the coding sequence ATGGCCACAAACAATCTAATAACACTTACTAATGCATCTTTATCACATGGAAATCTTAATATTCTAAATGATACTAATTTAACTATAAAAAACAATGATCGTATTGGGTTAATTGGAAGAAACGGTTCGGGGAAATCTTCTTTATTAAATATCATATATGGGCAAATTGAGTTAGACAAAGGATCTATAAACAAAAGAAAAAATACTAGCATCTCATTTGTCGAACAAGAACCAAAAATTAAAAACAATCTAACAATACTAGATGCTATATATAATGAAGAGTTCATAGATAACAAAAAACTAGCCAAAACCCAGAAAATAATAGAAGATTTAGAACTAGATAAAAATATTACTATTAACAATCTCTCAAAAGGAACTTATAGAAAAGTAGCTTTAGCAAGAGCCATAATAAGTGATCCAGACATATTAATATTAGATGAACCAACAAATCACTTGGATATTAAAGGAATAGAGTATCTAGAAGAATTACTTTCTAATTGGAAAAAATCAATAATTTTGGTAACTCATGATCGTTATTTATTAGACAAAGTTACAAATAAAATTGTGGAGCTATATAAAGGAAATTTATTACAGTTCCCTGGTAATTTCTCTAAATGGCAAATATATAAAAACCAGTTTCTGATTGCTGAAAGTGAAGAAGATAAAAGATTTAATAATTTTTTATCTCAAGAAGAAATATGGATAAGGAAAGGAGTACAAGCTAGAAGGAAACGAAATGAAGGAAGAGTTAAGAGATTAGAAGAACTCAGACAACAAAGAGAAGAAAAAACAAGAACTATAGATAAAATAAAGGTGCCAATTAATGAGACTGATATATCTGGTAAAATAGTTACAAAGATAGAATCAATAAGCAAAAGTTATAATGGAATAAAAATTATAGATAACTTTTCCACATGCATAATGAGAAAAGATAAAGTTGGAATTATTGGTCCAAATGGGGCAGGTAAAACAACATTATTAAATCTTATATTGCAAAATGATAATGTTGATTCTGGTAAAGTGTATAGTGGCACAAACACAATAATTGGATATTATGACCAACAAAGAATAAATTTGAACGAAGACAAGACCATCTTAGAAAATATAAACACAAATGGTGATTGGATATCATCTGGGACATCCCAAAAACATGTTATAAAATACCTGGAAGATTTTTTATTCCACCAAACAGTAATAAATACGCCTGTAAAAATCTTATCAGGAGGAGAAAAGGCTAGATTGTCATTAGCAATTTTATTTTCAAAACCAACAAATGTTCTCGTCTTAGATGAACCAACCAATGATCTTGACATAGAAACAGTAGAGATTCTAGAAGAAAAATTACACGAATATAACGGGACTATCTTAATAGTTAGTCATGATCGTTATTTTTTAAATAATATAGTAACTCAAACAATATTATTTGAAGGAAACGGCAAATGGACTAATATAGCTGGCACATTAGAAAAAAATGAATATATATACTACAAAAAACCAAAAAAACATAAACAAGGAAATACAAAAGAAATTACCAATAAAGTCATTAATAAATTACAAACAAAAAAATTACAACCATGGGAGATAAAAGAATTAAATAACATGCCCACAGAAATTACTAATCTAGAAGAAATTCAAAATAATTTAACTCTTAAACTAAGTAATGAAAAAATATATAACAAAACTAATGAAACAGCGCTACAAAAAATAAATGAAGAACTACAAAAAGTATCGAAGGAATTAGATGAGAAATATCAAAGATGGTCTGCTCTTGAAAAGAAAAATCAATAA
- the pyrC gene encoding dihydroorotase yields the protein MIDKFTITKPDDWHVHLRDSQMLDVVVLDTVKQFARAVVMPNLQIPVITTEMAIAYRERILNSIEKLKSENRIEVGNIFEPLMTIYLQDSTPSEEVLRAKKSGVVFAFKLYPASSTTNSQHGVVDLLGNCSELLENLQKVGMPLLVHSEVSDRRVDIFDRERVFIDRVMVILRKISKFKNSILSIFLTKEGVDFVLDDDNSPIAATITPQHLIYNRNDIFFGGLNPHLYCLPILKKEEDRIALLNAATSGNKKFFLGTDSAPHDKSFKENACSCAGCYNASHAMSLYASIFDSVGRLDNLELFASFNGPDFYNLPRNKELLTLYKEDNIVPNELTSNDIKIIPLSAGKILKWLYVAVFDFNLF from the coding sequence ATGATTGATAAATTTACAATTACTAAACCAGATGACTGGCATGTACATCTAAGAGATTCACAAATGTTAGATGTCGTTGTTTTGGATACTGTAAAGCAATTTGCGAGAGCTGTTGTTATGCCTAATTTACAAATTCCTGTTATAACAACTGAAATGGCGATTGCTTATAGAGAAAGAATATTAAATTCTATAGAAAAACTAAAATCAGAAAATAGAATAGAAGTTGGTAATATTTTTGAACCTCTAATGACCATATACCTTCAAGATAGTACACCATCTGAAGAAGTTTTAAGAGCAAAAAAATCTGGTGTTGTTTTTGCATTTAAACTTTATCCAGCTTCTTCAACTACAAATTCTCAGCATGGTGTTGTTGATTTATTAGGTAATTGTAGTGAATTATTGGAAAACTTACAAAAAGTTGGTATGCCATTGTTAGTACATTCAGAAGTTTCAGATAGAAGAGTTGATATTTTTGATAGAGAGAGGGTTTTTATTGATCGGGTTATGGTCATTTTAAGAAAGATTTCCAAGTTTAAAAATAGTATTTTGAGCATATTTCTAACTAAAGAAGGTGTGGATTTTGTCCTTGATGATGATAATAGTCCAATAGCAGCAACAATTACACCACAACACTTAATTTACAATAGAAATGATATTTTTTTTGGTGGATTAAACCCTCATTTGTATTGTTTGCCTATTTTAAAAAAAGAAGAAGATAGAATAGCATTATTGAATGCCGCAACAAGTGGAAATAAAAAGTTTTTTCTAGGAACAGATAGTGCTCCTCATGATAAGAGTTTTAAAGAAAATGCTTGTTCTTGTGCAGGTTGTTATAATGCAAGTCATGCTATGTCGTTATATGCTTCTATATTTGATAGTGTTGGTAGATTAGATAATTTAGAATTATTTGCAAGTTTTAACGGTCCTGATTTTTATAATTTACCAAGGAACAAAGAATTATTAACTTTATATAAAGAGGATAATATTGTTCCTAATGAATTAACAAGTAATGATATTAAAATCATCCCATTATCTGCTGGTAAAATTTTAAAATGGCTCTACGTAGCCGTATTTGATTTTAATTTATTTTAA
- a CDS encoding UDP-N-acetylmuramoyl-L-alanyl-D-glutamate--2,6-diaminopimelate ligase yields the protein MRKAETAFKYNVNSLFDLLKSYVANSKSKLVSDSRRVLPGDVFVFIGDQNRCNVLDYIDDAINNGASVVLIDNDIKSLINLKKNIEYVVVVDLKEIIGSLAAKWYGYLSEKITIIAVTGTNGKTTCVQWIANSLNNSGKKCGTIGTMGAIIPNGDVIYRGLTTPDVITMHWIVSEMYLNGVQFIAIEASSIGIEQGRLNGLIIKIACFTNLTRDHLDYHLNIDNYEKSKSKLFNLSSVEKVIINIDDNAGKRLVENNKSGVQFVFSVNPNVNADIFAYDIDQNANGYNFKLCILGHKFELEINCLGFYNIYNVLLVVSVLKALDIRSLEIIKLIKLLKGVKGRLEKVLPFIKNKEINYPYVIVDYAHTPDALSKILSSLRDLAIIRKGKLICVFGCGGNRDVGKRSEMTLISIKLADKIIITSDNPRNEDPYHIVSQMLEKIDNDSMASIDVIINRSNAIMHAIWQSNINDIVVIAGKGHETYQEFNNKKIFFDDYQWASLAMSLPYVSGVSIDTRTLNKGDIFFALKGANFDGHNYLDSAYLKGACAAVVSNNCLKSIIPQVIVNDTKNALNDVAFSWRRKYNPSVISVVGSNGKTTTKEMISVILTSFFGKSFCLSTKGNLNNDIGVPLSILRLRKEHKVAVFELGMNHPGEIKHLSELVKPNIIVITNAQREHQEFMKDVESVAYENGSIINFVSEDGVIIYPGDDSYSHIWEDLSKNKKVFLFGFTKRCNLYAKDILSFIDKTTCTLVYLGIEVKLVLNVPGLHNLRNALAAISAALALGVPLLKAVSYISSFHSIKGRMYFNYLDKDRILIDDTYNSNPDSALAAIDVLKNLPKPQVLVFGEMGEIGINGDAMHYEIAKYAYDCGIDILVTIGKFSSVMAKCFEGRCFICKNIDEIIMLIHKMSGPASILIKGSRFMKMERIVSYFDTYNKE from the coding sequence ATGCGCAAAGCAGAAACTGCATTCAAATATAATGTTAATAGCTTATTTGATTTATTAAAAAGTTATGTTGCTAACAGTAAATCTAAATTGGTTTCTGATTCGAGAAGAGTTTTACCAGGAGATGTTTTTGTTTTTATTGGTGATCAGAATAGATGTAATGTATTGGATTACATAGATGATGCTATTAATAATGGAGCTTCTGTTGTTTTAATAGATAATGATATTAAATCATTAATAAATTTAAAAAAGAACATTGAATATGTCGTAGTTGTTGATTTAAAGGAAATAATAGGCTCGTTAGCTGCAAAATGGTATGGGTATTTATCTGAAAAGATTACTATAATTGCTGTAACTGGGACTAATGGGAAAACTACTTGTGTTCAATGGATAGCTAATTCTTTAAATAACTCTGGTAAGAAATGTGGAACTATAGGAACAATGGGAGCCATAATTCCTAATGGAGATGTTATTTATAGAGGTCTTACTACTCCTGATGTTATAACTATGCATTGGATAGTTTCAGAAATGTATTTAAATGGTGTGCAATTTATAGCTATAGAAGCATCATCCATAGGCATAGAACAAGGTCGTTTGAATGGTCTGATTATTAAGATAGCTTGTTTTACTAATTTAACTAGAGATCATTTGGATTATCACTTAAATATAGATAATTATGAAAAATCAAAAAGCAAACTGTTTAATCTTTCTTCTGTAGAAAAAGTCATAATTAACATAGATGATAATGCAGGTAAGAGATTAGTAGAAAATAATAAGTCTGGTGTTCAATTTGTTTTTAGTGTAAATCCTAATGTTAATGCAGATATATTTGCTTATGATATAGATCAAAATGCGAATGGTTATAATTTTAAATTATGTATTTTAGGTCATAAATTTGAATTAGAAATTAATTGTTTAGGTTTTTATAATATTTATAATGTTTTATTGGTAGTCTCTGTTCTTAAAGCTTTAGATATAAGAAGTTTAGAAATTATTAAATTAATTAAATTATTAAAAGGGGTAAAAGGTAGATTAGAGAAAGTATTGCCATTCATAAAAAACAAAGAAATTAATTATCCTTATGTAATTGTAGATTATGCACATACACCAGATGCTTTGAGTAAGATTTTATCTTCTTTGAGAGATTTGGCTATAATTAGAAAGGGAAAATTGATTTGTGTTTTTGGTTGTGGAGGTAATAGAGATGTAGGTAAGAGATCAGAAATGACTCTTATATCAATAAAACTAGCAGATAAAATTATTATTACTAGTGATAATCCTCGTAATGAGGATCCATATCATATTGTTAGTCAAATGTTAGAAAAAATTGATAATGATAGTATGGCTAGTATAGATGTAATTATTAATAGATCTAATGCTATTATGCATGCAATATGGCAATCTAATATTAATGATATAGTTGTTATAGCAGGTAAAGGTCATGAAACATATCAGGAATTTAATAATAAAAAGATATTCTTTGATGATTATCAGTGGGCTAGTCTTGCAATGTCTTTGCCATATGTTTCTGGTGTTTCTATTGATACTCGTACCTTAAACAAGGGAGATATTTTCTTTGCTTTAAAAGGTGCTAATTTTGATGGTCATAATTATTTAGATTCTGCATATCTTAAAGGAGCTTGTGCAGCAGTAGTTTCTAATAATTGTTTGAAAAGTATAATACCCCAAGTTATTGTTAATGATACTAAGAATGCTTTGAATGATGTGGCTTTTTCTTGGCGAAGAAAATATAATCCATCTGTTATATCTGTGGTTGGTAGTAATGGGAAGACTACTACTAAAGAGATGATATCAGTTATATTAACTTCTTTTTTTGGTAAGAGTTTTTGTTTATCAACAAAGGGTAATTTAAATAATGATATTGGTGTACCTTTAAGTATTTTAAGATTAAGAAAAGAGCATAAAGTTGCTGTTTTTGAGCTTGGAATGAATCATCCAGGTGAAATAAAACATTTATCAGAATTAGTTAAGCCAAATATTATAGTCATTACTAATGCTCAAAGGGAACATCAAGAGTTTATGAAAGATGTAGAATCTGTTGCCTATGAGAATGGTAGTATTATTAATTTTGTATCAGAAGATGGAGTCATTATATATCCTGGTGATGATTCCTATTCTCATATTTGGGAAGATTTATCTAAAAACAAGAAAGTTTTTCTTTTTGGTTTTACTAAGAGATGTAATTTATATGCTAAAGATATTCTATCTTTCATAGATAAAACAACATGTACCCTAGTATATTTAGGGATTGAAGTAAAACTTGTTTTAAATGTTCCAGGATTGCACAATTTGAGAAATGCATTGGCTGCTATTTCTGCTGCTTTAGCTTTAGGTGTTCCTTTGCTTAAAGCTGTTAGTTATATTTCTTCATTTCATTCTATAAAAGGAAGAATGTATTTTAATTATTTAGATAAAGATAGAATATTAATAGATGATACTTATAACTCTAATCCTGATTCTGCATTAGCAGCAATAGATGTTTTAAAAAATTTACCTAAACCACAAGTTTTGGTTTTTGGAGAAATGGGGGAAATTGGAATTAATGGTGATGCTATGCATTATGAAATTGCAAAATATGCATATGATTGTGGGATTGATATTCTAGTGACAATAGGGAAATTTAGTTCTGTTATGGCTAAATGCTTTGAAGGTAGATGTTTTATTTGTAAGAATATAGATGAAATTATCATGTTAATACATAAAATGTCAGGTCCTGCTAGTATCTTAATTAAAGGCTCACGTTTTATGAAAATGGAGCGTATAGTTTCTTATTTTGATACATATAATAAAGAATAG
- the rsmH gene encoding 16S rRNA (cytosine(1402)-N(4))-methyltransferase RsmH has product MNHKPVLLKQTISSLLFRKSIKKNTNLLEKYSLIKQKGSFNGIFVDGTFGRGGHTKELLSFLDSDSMVFVFDKDPEAIVVANDLAKQDNRVNVIHNSFACIKEELYSRNVNYVDGIMLDLGISSPQIERGERGFSFMRDGPLDMRMDNTKGITVSDWIQKASLNEIKDVLSNYGEERFALQIAKAIIAYRDKKPFTSTFELSECISKAIPIREKCKHPATRSFQALRIHINNELLDLSKCLKSSIDLLNPAGVLSVISFHSLEDRIVKKSINSDLLKQNVYIDLPIYAKDIPEPSMRSVLRIFPSKEEINENPRSRSAVLRVSQKSY; this is encoded by the coding sequence ATGAACCATAAACCTGTTTTATTAAAGCAAACTATATCCTCTTTATTATTTAGAAAATCTATAAAAAAAAATACTAATTTGTTAGAAAAATATTCTTTGATAAAACAGAAAGGTTCTTTTAATGGTATTTTTGTAGATGGAACATTTGGAAGAGGTGGTCATACTAAGGAGTTATTGAGTTTTTTAGATAGTGACTCTATGGTGTTTGTTTTTGATAAAGATCCTGAGGCAATAGTAGTAGCTAATGATTTAGCAAAACAAGATAATAGGGTGAATGTTATTCATAATAGTTTTGCTTGTATTAAGGAAGAATTATATTCACGAAATGTTAATTATGTTGATGGAATAATGTTAGATCTTGGTATTTCATCTCCTCAAATTGAAAGAGGAGAAAGAGGTTTTTCTTTTATGCGAGATGGTCCTTTAGATATGCGTATGGATAATACTAAGGGTATAACTGTTTCTGATTGGATACAAAAAGCTAGTCTTAATGAAATTAAAGATGTTTTGTCTAATTATGGGGAAGAAAGATTTGCTTTGCAAATAGCAAAAGCAATAATTGCATATAGAGATAAAAAACCTTTTACTTCTACTTTTGAATTATCCGAATGTATATCAAAAGCCATACCAATCCGTGAAAAATGTAAACATCCAGCAACACGTAGTTTTCAGGCTTTGCGTATTCATATTAATAATGAATTACTAGATTTATCTAAATGTTTAAAGTCATCAATAGACTTGCTAAATCCTGCTGGAGTATTATCTGTCATAAGCTTTCATTCTCTTGAAGATAGAATTGTAAAAAAATCAATTAATTCTGACTTATTGAAGCAAAATGTCTATATAGACTTACCTATTTATGCAAAGGACATACCTGAGCCTTCAATGCGTTCAGTTTTAAGGATTTTCCCTAGTAAAGAAGAGATTAATGAAAATCCTAGATCTCGTTCTGCTGTTTTAAGAGTATCCCAGAAATCTTACTAA